In the Bradyrhizobium guangzhouense genome, one interval contains:
- a CDS encoding CHRD domain-containing protein, producing MRKANHWVCVGALGAAALGGLLIMTAAPAKAEVVKLQADLKGTNEVPPNNSAGSGKAEASYDTQTKTLTYSITFTGLSGPALGAHFHGPSEAGKNAGIALPFKTVQSPIQGTATLTDTQATDLLAGKWYANIHTAANPGGELRGQMAK from the coding sequence ATGAGGAAAGCCAATCATTGGGTCTGCGTCGGAGCGTTGGGAGCGGCGGCCTTGGGAGGACTGCTGATCATGACAGCTGCTCCCGCAAAAGCTGAGGTCGTGAAGCTGCAGGCCGATCTCAAGGGCACCAACGAGGTGCCTCCGAACAATTCGGCCGGGTCGGGCAAGGCAGAGGCAAGCTACGACACCCAGACGAAGACGCTGACCTATTCGATCACCTTTACCGGCCTGTCGGGTCCCGCGTTGGGGGCACATTTCCATGGGCCCAGTGAAGCCGGCAAGAACGCCGGCATCGCCCTGCCGTTCAAGACGGTGCAGAGCCCCATTCAGGGCACCGCGACACTCACCGACACCCAGGCGACGGATCTGCTCGCCGGAAAATGGTACGCGAACATTCACACGGCTGCGAACCCCGGTGGCGAGCTGCGCGGTCAGATGGCGAAGTAG
- a CDS encoding NUDIX domain-containing protein yields the protein MVDPGEDPQMTAARELLEETGYPTVSIERIGLSATCSSRISNATHSFFVRTGDRKPGFVEEPGIEVVPVSQSELRRMVLSGEFGEQTHLGVLAQASARGLLCFED from the coding sequence ATGGTCGACCCGGGCGAAGATCCGCAAATGACAGCCGCGCGTGAACTTCTGGAAGAGACCGGCTATCCCACTGTGAGCATCGAGCGCATCGGCCTGTCCGCGACCTGCTCCAGCCGGATCAGCAATGCGACTCATTCGTTCTTCGTCAGGACTGGCGATCGCAAGCCTGGCTTTGTCGAAGAGCCCGGTATCGAGGTCGTTCCGGTCTCGCAGAGCGAGCTTCGCCGAATGGTTCTATCGGGTGAATTTGGCGAACAGACCCATTTGGGTGTGTTGGCACAGGCCTCCGCAAGAGGACTGCTTTGTTTCGAAGATTAG
- a CDS encoding CheR family methyltransferase: MMLALQDTAVHLSDRHFRTIAELIEGQVGIKLPQGKRLMLEGRLHKRVRALNFSDLNEYVENLFEADHFDAELTHLIDVVTTNKTDFFREPQHFTFMREIAIPALLKSHGRRSANLKVWSSASSTGMEAYTVAMVLDDMIRSGSRFQYRVLGTDISTAVLRLAKTAIYTRDVLAPVPEPFVKRYFLSSRDKSRGEVRVVPELRRMTHFMRMNLMDQSYPVDRDVDMIFCRNVLIYFDKPTQRKVVEQLCSHLRPGGYLLVGHSESMIHSSVPGLKQVQPTIFQV; this comes from the coding sequence ATGATGCTCGCCTTGCAGGATACGGCCGTGCATTTGTCGGACCGCCATTTCCGCACCATTGCCGAACTGATCGAGGGCCAGGTCGGCATCAAGCTGCCGCAGGGCAAGCGGCTGATGCTGGAGGGGCGCCTGCACAAGCGTGTGCGCGCCCTGAACTTCTCCGACCTCAACGAATATGTCGAGAACCTGTTCGAGGCCGACCATTTCGACGCGGAGCTCACCCATCTGATCGATGTGGTGACGACCAACAAGACCGACTTCTTCCGCGAGCCGCAGCATTTCACCTTCATGCGGGAGATCGCTATCCCCGCGCTGCTCAAGTCGCACGGCCGCAGAAGCGCAAACCTGAAGGTCTGGAGCTCGGCGAGCTCCACCGGCATGGAGGCCTATACGGTTGCCATGGTGCTGGACGACATGATCAGGAGCGGATCGCGGTTTCAGTATCGCGTCCTGGGAACCGACATCTCGACGGCGGTACTGCGCCTCGCCAAGACCGCGATCTACACCCGCGACGTGCTGGCACCGGTGCCGGAGCCGTTCGTGAAGCGGTATTTCCTGTCCTCGCGCGACAAATCGCGGGGCGAAGTGCGGGTGGTGCCGGAACTGCGCCGCATGACGCATTTCATGCGGATGAACCTGATGGATCAGTCCTATCCCGTCGACCGCGACGTCGACATGATCTTCTGCCGCAATGTGCTGATTTATTTCGACAAGCCGACGCAGCGCAAGGTCGTCGAGCAGCTTTGCAGTCATTTGCGGCCGGGCGGGTATTTGCTGGTCGGACACTCCGAGTCGATGATCCACAGTTCTGTTCCGGGCCTGAAGCAGGTTCAGCCGACCATTTTTCAGGTTTGA
- the galE gene encoding UDP-glucose 4-epimerase GalE, giving the protein MTDRPTILVTGGAGYIGSHACRALAAAGYRPVVYDNLTTGHRSFVAGDLVTGDLLDSATLARAFADHKVTAVMHFAAASLVGESMTDPQKYYINNVQGTLSLLQAMRNAGCRRIVFSSTGAVYGNADSKALSEDFPCAPINPYGASKWMIERMLADYRAAYGFGAFCLRYFNASGADAAGGIGELRDNETHLIPRAMMALQGHVEFAVFGDDYDTPDGTAIRDYIHVTDLAAAHVAALKLLEVGHAGGSFNLGTGSGFSVREILNAIRQETGREVPHTVKPRRAGDPTYLVADPSAARKVLDFVPRHSDLPTVIRTAWAWHQKAHPLK; this is encoded by the coding sequence ATGACTGACCGACCGACCATCCTCGTCACGGGAGGCGCTGGCTACATTGGCTCGCACGCTTGCCGCGCCCTCGCGGCTGCCGGCTATCGGCCTGTCGTCTATGACAATCTCACAACGGGACATCGCAGCTTCGTCGCCGGAGACCTGGTGACGGGCGATCTGCTCGACAGCGCGACGCTGGCGCGCGCCTTTGCCGACCACAAGGTGACGGCCGTGATGCATTTTGCGGCGGCGAGCCTCGTCGGCGAGTCCATGACCGACCCGCAGAAATACTACATCAACAACGTCCAGGGCACGCTGTCGCTGCTCCAGGCGATGCGCAACGCGGGCTGCCGCCGCATCGTCTTCTCCTCGACCGGCGCGGTCTATGGCAACGCCGATTCCAAGGCGCTGTCCGAGGATTTCCCCTGTGCACCGATCAATCCCTACGGCGCCTCGAAATGGATGATCGAGCGCATGCTGGCCGACTATCGTGCGGCTTACGGTTTCGGCGCGTTCTGCCTGCGCTATTTCAATGCCAGCGGCGCCGATGCGGCCGGCGGCATCGGCGAATTGCGTGACAACGAGACCCATCTCATTCCGCGCGCCATGATGGCGTTGCAGGGCCATGTCGAGTTCGCCGTGTTCGGCGACGATTACGACACGCCCGACGGCACCGCGATCCGCGACTACATCCACGTCACCGATCTCGCCGCGGCACATGTCGCGGCATTGAAGCTGCTGGAAGTAGGACATGCCGGCGGCAGCTTCAATCTCGGCACCGGCTCGGGCTTCTCGGTGCGCGAGATCTTGAACGCCATCAGGCAAGAGACCGGACGCGAGGTCCCTCATACCGTCAAGCCGCGCCGCGCCGGCGATCCGACCTATCTCGTGGCCGATCCTTCCGCTGCGCGAAAGGTGCTGGACTTCGTGCCGCGCCATTCCGACCTGCCGACCGTGATCCGCACCGCCTGGGCCTGGCACCAGAAGGCGCATCCGCTCAAATGA
- a CDS encoding chemotaxis protein, with the protein MTAVPAGHLTDAIAAVEGVSSRIEDVFSGVGHDLGRGHIIFKELNQGLGSLSGELSGAEIEGAATALQEIAARLSELARALPAESALLAMIGKSTTEASALLKPLFKHIQMITIIARSARIEAASLDGDREGFLAFTQEAYDLGKAVQGSIEGCARDQQRLSEAVVTASIRQKEFEKSYGDQLVAESAELGAAYSGLREQRSKSSHLADLSSGSTRKIADAVGSAIISLQAGDSTRQRLEHVCHGLRLSSGSEPSLVPTPVASEDGAHAIRRLQAAQLRDAQREFGGDISEIIRALSAILNDAGGVVNHGRSLFGAENGSSSSFLARIKQTLAHASTLIATCESAGRSVDEALAVVEETLAKFRQAIAGLAEATVDITLIGMNAGLKASHLGSRGSAFVVIANELKATADQVSAGAGRLRPILDGIEQSANELKELRVQGDPTQLAKLEPQILQALREVEAGNERLGRLMTRLVDEGAEFEGLMNSAQGLMNSLGESSATLPSVAARLESASAGTHRPQRQDEALLDDLFARYTMERERDVHRDFLQALGLSSSAASRRVETVEPADDGIELF; encoded by the coding sequence ATGACTGCCGTTCCGGCCGGACATTTGACGGATGCGATTGCCGCGGTCGAGGGCGTCTCGTCGCGCATCGAGGACGTGTTTTCAGGCGTCGGTCATGACCTCGGTCGCGGTCACATCATCTTCAAGGAGCTGAATCAGGGGCTGGGGTCTCTCTCCGGAGAGCTCTCCGGCGCCGAGATCGAAGGCGCGGCGACCGCATTGCAGGAGATCGCGGCGCGGCTGAGCGAGCTGGCGCGGGCGCTGCCGGCCGAGAGCGCGCTGCTCGCGATGATCGGCAAGAGCACGACGGAAGCGTCCGCTCTGCTGAAGCCGCTGTTCAAGCATATCCAGATGATCACCATCATCGCGCGCAGCGCCCGGATCGAGGCGGCGTCGCTCGATGGCGATCGCGAGGGTTTTCTGGCTTTCACGCAGGAGGCCTACGATCTGGGCAAGGCCGTGCAGGGCTCGATCGAGGGCTGCGCGCGGGACCAGCAGCGGTTGTCGGAGGCCGTCGTCACCGCATCCATCAGGCAGAAGGAATTCGAGAAGAGCTACGGTGACCAGCTGGTCGCGGAGAGTGCCGAGCTTGGTGCAGCCTATTCCGGCCTGCGCGAGCAGCGCAGCAAGAGCAGCCATCTCGCCGATCTCTCCAGCGGCAGCACGCGGAAGATCGCCGACGCCGTCGGCAGCGCGATCATATCGTTGCAGGCCGGCGACAGCACGCGGCAGCGCCTCGAACATGTCTGTCACGGCTTGCGCTTGTCGTCCGGCTCGGAGCCGAGCCTCGTCCCCACGCCCGTCGCCAGCGAAGACGGCGCCCATGCGATCCGCCGGTTGCAGGCGGCTCAGCTCAGGGACGCGCAACGCGAGTTCGGCGGCGACATCAGTGAGATCATCCGGGCGCTGTCCGCGATCCTGAATGATGCCGGTGGTGTCGTCAATCACGGCCGTTCGCTGTTCGGCGCCGAGAACGGATCCTCCTCCTCGTTCCTCGCCCGCATCAAGCAGACGCTGGCCCATGCCTCGACCCTGATTGCGACCTGCGAGAGCGCGGGTCGTTCGGTCGACGAGGCACTGGCGGTCGTCGAGGAGACGCTGGCCAAATTCCGCCAGGCCATCGCAGGTCTCGCCGAAGCCACGGTCGACATCACGCTGATCGGCATGAACGCGGGCCTCAAGGCAAGCCATCTCGGCAGCCGCGGCAGCGCCTTCGTCGTCATCGCCAACGAGCTCAAGGCGACCGCCGATCAGGTCTCGGCAGGCGCCGGACGCCTGCGACCGATCCTCGACGGCATCGAGCAGTCGGCCAACGAGTTGAAGGAGCTCCGCGTCCAGGGCGATCCCACCCAGCTCGCCAAGCTCGAACCGCAGATACTTCAGGCGCTGCGCGAGGTCGAAGCCGGCAACGAACGGCTCGGCAGATTGATGACCCGTCTCGTCGACGAAGGCGCCGAGTTCGAAGGCCTGATGAATTCGGCGCAAGGCCTGATGAACTCGCTCGGGGAGAGCTCGGCGACACTACCTTCCGTCGCCGCGCGCCTCGAGAGCGCCAGCGCGGGCACGCATCGGCCGCAGCGGCAGGACGAGGCGCTGCTCGACGATCTCTTTGCTCGCTACACGATGGAGCGCGAGCGCGACGTTCACCGGGACTTTTTGCAAGCCCTTGGGCTGTCGTCGAGCGCGGCCAGCCGCCGGGTCGAAACGGTCGAGCCTGCGGATGACGGCATAGAATTGTTTTGA
- a CDS encoding protein-glutamate methylesterase/protein-glutamine glutaminase: protein MPREKVRVLIVDDSASVRQILQTILNEDPDIEVMATASDPFVAARRLQDEIPDVMILDLEMPRMDGMTFLRKIMAQRPIPVIICSSLTEEGSHVMFEAFEAGAVDIVPKPKVDTRQALLECSTRLRESVKSAARARVRPRTERRVIEKKLTADAIIPPPVQSKVRPTTERIVCIGASTGGTEALNDVLEMLPANCPPILVVQHMPAGFTAAFARRLDSICQIRVKEAEDREPVLPGCAYIAPGARHMLLQRIGLRYQVAIKDGPPVSRHRPSVDVLFRSAAQHAGANALGVIMTGMGDDGARGMLEMRKLGASTRAQDEESCVVFGMPKEAIAHGGVEKVVSLNHIPREIMQWYQAGHPAAAG, encoded by the coding sequence ATGCCAAGGGAGAAAGTTCGCGTCCTGATCGTGGATGATTCGGCGTCGGTGCGCCAAATCCTCCAGACGATCCTGAACGAAGATCCCGATATCGAGGTGATGGCGACGGCGTCCGATCCGTTCGTTGCGGCACGGCGCCTCCAGGACGAGATCCCCGACGTCATGATCCTCGACCTCGAGATGCCGCGCATGGACGGCATGACGTTCCTGCGCAAGATCATGGCGCAGCGTCCGATCCCGGTGATCATCTGCTCCTCGCTGACGGAGGAGGGCTCGCACGTGATGTTCGAGGCGTTCGAGGCCGGCGCCGTCGACATCGTGCCCAAGCCGAAGGTCGACACGCGTCAGGCGCTGCTCGAATGCTCGACGCGCTTGCGTGAATCCGTGAAGTCGGCGGCGCGGGCACGCGTGCGGCCGCGCACGGAACGGCGGGTGATCGAGAAGAAGCTCACGGCTGACGCCATCATCCCGCCGCCGGTGCAGAGCAAGGTCCGGCCGACGACCGAGCGCATCGTCTGCATCGGAGCCTCGACGGGCGGAACTGAAGCGCTCAACGACGTCCTCGAGATGTTGCCGGCGAACTGTCCTCCCATTCTCGTCGTCCAGCACATGCCGGCGGGCTTCACGGCCGCGTTCGCACGGCGTCTCGACAGCATCTGCCAGATCCGCGTCAAGGAGGCGGAGGATCGCGAGCCGGTATTGCCTGGCTGCGCCTACATTGCTCCGGGTGCCCGCCACATGCTGCTCCAGCGCATCGGGCTGCGTTACCAGGTCGCGATCAAGGACGGGCCCCCGGTGTCGCGGCATCGCCCCTCGGTCGACGTGTTGTTTCGCTCGGCCGCCCAGCATGCCGGCGCCAACGCGCTCGGCGTCATCATGACCGGCATGGGCGACGACGGCGCGCGCGGCATGCTGGAGATGCGCAAGCTCGGCGCCTCGACACGGGCGCAGGATGAAGAAAGCTGCGTGGTGTTCGGCATGCCCAAGGAGGCCATCGCCCACGGCGGCGTCGAGAAAGTGGTTTCGCTGAACCATATCCCGCGCGAGATCATGCAGTGGTATCAGGCCGGGCACCCGGCAGCGGCGGGTTGA
- a CDS encoding EAL domain-containing protein gives MRLQRPTFAFAALVLASTVVFGLAGHLGAESFIRHQQARQLDELTEVVLRRSEFAVEFAAASLVELGKRDAVNCEPATLQAIRLHVYQRSAIKDVRVVNPDGSVICSAYSETLEFDKGWVERRDMLASRDGKLSLFRVQQFGGDALGVLRDINSSTALVAIVGINASLFDIMPSELRGHSEVVLSLSNGEKLGEFQLDADRPRRNAKRFDRSSDRYPLHTTIEVDGAVLSAWNNEAYWPALAVAAGLGALFGVLLARSRRTEGPVADLDRALTAGEFKPYYQPIFDLRTREIRGCEVLAHWVRDDGSVIPPMNFIPLAESSGRIQAMTWQILKSALSDLRPLLKADKDFKLSLNVVPKHLLSAGFVETLRRTVLTAKVATRQIVVEVTERDELDDLARAAAVVTELREYGFRVAIDDVGVGHSGLSRLKGLGANTIKIDKFFVDTITVDASTTTIVEMLVALAKDFRMTVVAEGIETEEQLHALVASGVETGQGYLVAAPLPFAKFSQLMAPRHAAEAQANGAALVA, from the coding sequence ATGAGACTACAGCGACCGACCTTCGCTTTTGCGGCGCTCGTGCTTGCGAGCACGGTCGTGTTCGGCCTGGCTGGACACCTTGGGGCCGAGAGCTTCATTCGCCACCAGCAGGCCCGCCAGCTCGACGAATTGACTGAGGTCGTTCTGCGCCGTTCCGAATTTGCGGTCGAGTTCGCGGCCGCAAGTCTGGTCGAACTCGGCAAGCGTGACGCCGTGAACTGCGAGCCGGCGACGCTCCAGGCCATCCGCCTTCATGTCTACCAGCGCTCGGCCATCAAGGACGTCCGCGTCGTCAATCCCGACGGTTCGGTGATCTGCTCGGCCTATTCCGAAACGCTGGAATTCGACAAGGGATGGGTCGAGCGGCGGGACATGCTCGCCTCGCGCGACGGGAAACTTTCATTGTTCCGCGTTCAGCAATTCGGCGGCGACGCGCTTGGCGTTCTCAGGGATATCAACAGCAGCACCGCACTGGTCGCCATCGTCGGCATCAACGCGAGCCTGTTTGACATCATGCCGTCCGAACTGCGCGGACACAGTGAGGTGGTCCTCTCCTTGAGCAATGGAGAGAAGCTTGGTGAGTTCCAGCTCGATGCCGACCGGCCACGGCGCAATGCGAAGCGCTTCGACAGGTCCTCCGACCGTTATCCTCTTCACACGACCATCGAGGTCGACGGCGCCGTGCTCTCGGCGTGGAATAACGAAGCCTATTGGCCGGCGCTTGCCGTTGCCGCCGGGCTTGGCGCCCTCTTCGGGGTCCTGCTGGCGCGAAGCCGCCGCACCGAGGGCCCGGTCGCCGATCTCGATCGCGCCCTGACTGCAGGCGAATTCAAGCCGTACTATCAACCCATCTTCGATCTCAGGACGAGAGAGATCAGAGGCTGCGAGGTCCTGGCGCACTGGGTGCGCGACGACGGCTCCGTCATCCCGCCGATGAATTTCATTCCGCTCGCCGAGTCCAGCGGCCGCATCCAGGCCATGACCTGGCAGATCCTGAAATCGGCATTGTCAGACCTCCGGCCGTTGCTGAAAGCAGACAAGGATTTCAAGCTTTCCCTCAACGTCGTCCCCAAGCATCTCCTCAGCGCCGGCTTCGTCGAAACGCTTCGACGTACCGTCTTGACGGCAAAAGTTGCGACACGGCAGATCGTGGTCGAGGTGACCGAACGCGACGAGCTCGACGATCTCGCGCGCGCGGCTGCCGTCGTGACCGAGCTGCGCGAATATGGCTTCCGCGTTGCCATCGACGACGTCGGGGTCGGCCACAGCGGACTGTCGCGACTGAAGGGTTTGGGCGCCAACACGATCAAGATCGACAAATTCTTCGTCGACACGATCACCGTGGATGCATCGACCACGACGATCGTCGAGATGCTGGTCGCACTCGCCAAGGACTTTCGAATGACGGTCGTTGCGGAAGGAATCGAGACGGAAGAACAACTCCACGCCCTGGTCGCCTCCGGTGTCGAGACCGGGCAGGGATATCTCGTCGCCGCGCCGCTCCCCTTTGCGAAGTTCAGCCAATTGATGGCGCCGCGTCATGCCGCGGAGGCTCAGGCCAACGGTGCTGCGCTGGTGGCTTGA
- a CDS encoding VanZ family protein, with product MRRNHLMAASAICLALIAYATLARLAGRPALMGHAEAYWVVVIERFSAYGLLGFLLSFLLPGRFISACLLVVAVAMGLEVLQALTPDRDPGVLDVLQKAAGGTVGVILAQTILAFLPRPPS from the coding sequence ATGCGCCGAAATCACCTCATGGCAGCCTCAGCAATCTGCCTCGCCCTCATCGCCTACGCCACCTTGGCGCGGCTGGCGGGGCGGCCCGCGCTCATGGGTCACGCCGAGGCGTATTGGGTCGTCGTCATCGAGCGCTTCAGCGCCTATGGCCTGCTGGGATTTCTTCTCTCCTTCCTGCTGCCGGGCCGCTTCATCTCCGCATGCTTGCTTGTCGTGGCCGTCGCAATGGGGCTGGAGGTGCTTCAGGCTCTGACACCGGATCGCGATCCCGGTGTGCTGGACGTTCTGCAAAAGGCAGCGGGAGGCACCGTAGGGGTCATCCTTGCCCAGACCATCCTGGCTTTCCTTCCCCGTCCGCCGTCCTGA